A region from the Triticum urartu cultivar G1812 chromosome 1, Tu2.1, whole genome shotgun sequence genome encodes:
- the LOC125550419 gene encoding acyl-coenzyme A oxidase 4, peroxisomal translates to MGSLRGGSGGEGRNEDGGKVGLPALEVALAFPQATPASLFPPAVSDYYQLDDLLTGEEKALRKKVRAISEKEIAPIMTEYWEKAEFPFHAIPKLATLGLAGSTTKGYGCPGLSLTASAVSIAEVARVDASCSTFILVHSSLAMSTIALCGSEAQKQKYLPSLAQFKTVGCWALTEPDYGSDASSLKTSATKVPGGWQLDGQKRWIGNSTFADVLVILARNADTKQLNGFIVKKGAPGLRATKIQNKIGLRMVQNGDILLNKVFVPEEDRLTGINSFQDISKVLAMSRIMVAWQPIGISMGVYDMCHRYLKERKQFGAPLAAFQLNQEKLVRMLGNIQAMLLVGWRLCKLYESGKMTPGHASLGKAWTSSKSREVVSLGRELLGGNGILADFLVAKAFCDLEPIYSYEGTYDINSLVTGREITGIASFKPAAVAKSRL, encoded by the exons ATGGGGAGCCTGCGAG GCGGAAGCGGCGGAGAAGGGAGGAACGAAGACGGAGGGAAAGTAGGGCTACCGGCGTTGGAGGTGGCGCTCGCGTTCCCGCAGGCCACGCCGGCGTCCCTGTTCCCGCCCGCCG TGTCGGACTACTACCAGCTTGATGATTTGCTGACCGGTGAAGAGAAGGCGCTTAGGAAGAAAGTCCGTGCTATTTCAGAGAAAGAAATTGCACCCATTATGACCGAA TACTGGGAGAAGGCAGAATTCCCATTTCATGCCATTCCGAAACTTGCAACTCTTGGCTTAGCTGGAAGTACAACGAAG GGATATGGGTGCCCAGGACTCTCGCTTACAGCGAGTGCCGTTTCTATAGCAGAAGTTGCACGGGTTGATGCAAGCTGCTCTACATTTATTCTAGTGCACTCCTCTTTGGCAATGTCCACAATTG CCCTTTGTGGATCAGAGGCTCAAAAGCAGAAGTACCTACCATCGTTAGCTCAGTTTAAAACTGTTGGTTGCTGG GCTTTAACAGAGCCAGATTATGGAAGTGATGCAAGCTCCTTGAAAACTTCAGCAACCAAG GTACCTGGCGGTTGGCAATTAGATGGCCAAAAGCGCTGGATAGGTAACAGCACGTTTGCAGATGTGCTTGTAATTTTGGCTAGGAATGCAGACACAAAGCAACTAAACGG ATTCATTGTGAAGAAGGGAGCGCCTGGTTTGAGAGCCACaaaaattcaaaacaaaattGGACTTAGAATGGTTCAGAATGGCGATATCCTTCTGAATAAAGTATTTGTCCCAGAAGAAGACAGATTAACAGGCATCAATTCATTTCAGGATATAAGCAAG GTCCTAGCAATGTCACGTATTATGGTGGCTTGGCAGCCAATTGGCATATCGATGGGCGTCTACGACATGTGCCATCG GTATTTGAAAGAAAGGAAGCAGTTTGGAGCTCCCCTGGCAGCCTTTCAGCTCAACCAAGAAAAGCTTGTTCGGATGCTTGGTAACATCCAGGCCATGCTCCTTGTCGGCTGGCGCTTGTGCAAGCTCTATGAGTCAGGCAAAATGACACCAGGCCATGCTAGTTTGGGCAAG GCATGGACGTCCAGCAAGTCAAGGGAGGTAGTTTCTCTGGGCCGAGAGCTATTGGGCGGCAATGGAATTTTGGCTGATTTTCTAGTAGCAAAG GCCTTCTGCGATCTGGAACCGATTTACTCATATGAGGGCACCTACGACATCAACAGCCTTGTGACCGGAAGAGAAATCACCGGGATCGCGAGCTTCAAACCTGCTGCGGTAGCGAAATCTCGGCTGTAA